From a single Desulfitibacter sp. BRH_c19 genomic region:
- a CDS encoding tyrosine--tRNA ligase translates to MNDLKTQLEIIKRGTAEIIPETELITKLENSIKSNKPLKVKLGLDPSAPDIHLGHTVVLHKMRQFQELGHQVIIIIGDFTGKIGDPTGKSETRKALTDLQINRNAQTYKEQIFKILDKEKTKVVFNSHWLAPLNFAQIVDLAAKTTVARMLERDDFSKRYSTNQPISIHEFFYPLMQGYDSVHLDADIELGGTDQKFNLLMGRTLQKEYDQEPQIAITMPILEGLDGVQKMSKSLGNYIGISEAPKDIYGKAMSIADDLMLRYFELVTDISLDELNQLKLQLESGLLHPRDTKMRLAKTLVSMYYGDDLAAKAEEHFKTVFQKRDLPDDIPEFIITDEILDNGMVWLPKVLVESGLIASTSEARRLIKQGAVKIDDNRIDEMDYMLQPNDNMVIKAGKRKFLKIKFK, encoded by the coding sequence ATAAATGATCTTAAGACTCAGCTAGAAATAATTAAAAGGGGCACAGCTGAAATTATTCCAGAAACAGAATTAATTACCAAGCTCGAAAACTCCATTAAAAGTAATAAACCCTTAAAAGTAAAATTGGGTCTTGACCCGAGTGCTCCGGACATTCACTTGGGCCATACAGTAGTATTACATAAAATGAGACAATTTCAAGAACTTGGCCACCAGGTTATCATCATTATTGGTGATTTTACTGGGAAAATTGGAGATCCCACAGGAAAATCTGAAACAAGAAAAGCTTTGACTGATCTTCAAATAAACAGAAATGCCCAGACATATAAAGAACAAATTTTTAAAATTTTAGATAAAGAAAAGACAAAAGTTGTTTTTAATAGCCATTGGTTAGCACCTCTAAATTTTGCACAAATTGTTGATCTAGCTGCCAAAACTACTGTTGCAAGAATGCTTGAAAGAGATGATTTTTCAAAAAGATACAGTACCAATCAACCAATTAGCATCCACGAGTTTTTTTATCCATTAATGCAGGGATATGATTCGGTACATCTTGATGCTGATATTGAATTAGGCGGAACTGACCAGAAATTCAACTTATTAATGGGGCGAACCCTACAAAAAGAATATGATCAAGAACCTCAAATAGCAATTACAATGCCTATCCTAGAAGGATTAGATGGTGTTCAAAAAATGAGCAAAAGTCTAGGAAACTATATAGGCATCAGCGAAGCTCCTAAAGACATCTATGGTAAAGCAATGTCTATAGCTGACGATTTAATGCTTCGATATTTTGAGTTAGTTACCGACATTTCTTTAGACGAATTAAATCAATTAAAGTTGCAGTTAGAAAGTGGTCTACTTCATCCAAGAGATACAAAAATGAGATTAGCAAAAACCTTAGTATCCATGTATTATGGAGATGACTTAGCAGCAAAAGCAGAAGAGCATTTTAAAACTGTATTTCAAAAGAGAGACTTACCAGATGATATTCCAGAATTTATAATTACAGATGAAATTCTTGATAATGGCATGGTATGGCTTCCTAAAGTTCTTGTTGAGAGTGGTTTGATAGCGAGCACTAGTGAAGCTAGAAGGCTAATTAAGCAGGGAGCAGTTAAAATTGATGATAATAGG